In Bradyrhizobium sp. 1(2017), one DNA window encodes the following:
- a CDS encoding PAS domain-containing protein, whose product MKSSDFQLRGVDDPRLAVHATSPLATWLWSIDGARVLWANPVGARLFGAAHATALADKVFGPADSHRRQVARLARSLPAGGGVRLERLRGFGARLGALMTCACARLDFADGGHFSERSAVLITAMDPALRSMPLIERLHRLVAGATVPMAAFAPDGLFVGASEAARALLGFRDLGEAGLEQARSDALARGRAETPIGIGQMVLQRVGTGADIGLIALIAPHAAQDAAHDSPAAEGVPDAVAEAKAEPARQEAEMPSAPPPSQHAPAGIALFDAFAEPIDATEPAAPTTLASEPAASEAGAEALQDPVPEQAVEAVAETPVENCAEAIVSPQAAPITMGMVEPPSGHEPPAPRQHPLRFLWQTDDEGRFVLLSGEFVGLMGAHTASGFGRPWREIAADFALDPQGRVAKALESHDTWAGITVNWPADGDERLAVELAGLPVYDRARNFAGFKGFGVCRDLDGLNRLEALRRFEKRTGPPVQHGRSADVVAPEPEPEPVAEAPPPPIAPPEPEPELPEPEANSPPTDPEPSVETPVETPPNVVPFRPPGDPRSQGDQRSQGDQRAPTLTPVENSAFNELARQLSERLERERETIAADAVEPPAAEITPEPPEHAAQQAAAEWLSEPAPPARGAPARDRALLDLMPTGILIYRLDRLLYANPAFLARLGYANLGALDDAGGLDALYVEPGVSAASSTSQAGTPVTISATAANGEAPLATCDAHLHTIDWDGDSAHALVCALPPAAPVIAAPPVVAGTVVTETLVEESFPFAPELEPAAGDADAEDLAAILDTTAEGIVMFDAEGNIHACNRSAEALFGYDGQALLEQNLVTLFAPESQQIVADYLDSVKSQDIASLLDHGREVLGREKKGGVIPLAMIMGRTRPDGPNFFAVFRDLSQSKKGESELTRARRLADGAANAKADMLARISHEIRTPLNAIIGFAEVMISERFGTLGNERYGEYMKDIRASGERVIAIIDDLLELSRIETGKLDLNFANLNLNDLVEACVTVMQPQANRERIIIRTSLAHALPQVSADARAMRQISMNLISNSIRLASAGGQVIVSTALTDRGEIALRIRDTGHGLSERELAAAMEPFRTPPPGDAADSSALSLSLTKALVEANRAQFNIKSAGNSGTLIEVVFAPALAKA is encoded by the coding sequence ATGAAGAGTTCGGATTTCCAGTTGCGAGGCGTGGACGATCCCCGGCTGGCCGTGCACGCGACGTCTCCGCTGGCCACCTGGCTGTGGTCGATCGACGGCGCGCGCGTGCTGTGGGCCAATCCGGTCGGCGCCAGGCTGTTCGGCGCGGCGCACGCCACGGCGCTCGCGGACAAGGTGTTCGGCCCCGCGGACAGCCACCGCCGCCAGGTCGCACGCCTCGCGCGCAGCCTGCCGGCAGGCGGCGGCGTGCGGCTCGAACGGCTGCGCGGCTTCGGCGCCCGGCTCGGCGCGCTGATGACCTGCGCCTGCGCGCGGCTCGACTTTGCCGATGGCGGCCATTTTAGCGAGAGATCTGCCGTGCTCATCACCGCGATGGATCCGGCCTTGCGCAGCATGCCGCTGATCGAGCGGCTGCATCGCCTCGTCGCCGGCGCCACGGTGCCGATGGCGGCATTCGCGCCCGACGGCCTGTTCGTCGGCGCCAGCGAAGCCGCGCGCGCGCTGCTCGGCTTTCGCGATCTCGGCGAAGCCGGTCTCGAGCAGGCGCGCAGCGATGCGCTGGCACGCGGCCGCGCCGAGACGCCGATCGGCATCGGCCAGATGGTGCTGCAACGGGTCGGCACCGGCGCCGATATCGGCCTCATCGCGCTGATCGCGCCCCACGCCGCACAGGATGCCGCGCATGACTCGCCCGCGGCCGAAGGCGTGCCGGATGCGGTGGCCGAAGCAAAGGCCGAACCCGCGCGGCAGGAAGCCGAGATGCCAAGCGCGCCGCCGCCATCGCAGCATGCGCCGGCCGGCATCGCCTTGTTCGACGCCTTCGCGGAGCCGATCGACGCCACCGAACCGGCCGCGCCGACGACGCTCGCATCCGAACCGGCCGCGAGCGAAGCGGGCGCAGAGGCTCTGCAAGACCCGGTGCCCGAGCAGGCCGTCGAGGCCGTCGCCGAAACTCCGGTTGAAAACTGCGCAGAGGCCATCGTGTCGCCGCAGGCTGCGCCGATCACGATGGGCATGGTCGAGCCGCCGTCGGGCCATGAGCCGCCCGCACCGCGTCAACATCCGCTGCGCTTCCTCTGGCAGACGGATGACGAGGGCCGCTTTGTGCTTCTCTCCGGCGAATTCGTCGGCCTGATGGGCGCGCACACCGCCTCGGGCTTCGGCCGGCCCTGGCGCGAGATCGCCGCGGACTTCGCGCTCGATCCGCAAGGCCGCGTTGCAAAGGCGCTCGAGAGCCACGACACCTGGGCCGGCATCACCGTGAACTGGCCAGCCGATGGCGACGAGCGTCTGGCGGTCGAGCTTGCGGGTCTTCCGGTCTATGACCGCGCGCGCAACTTCGCGGGCTTCAAGGGATTTGGCGTCTGCCGCGATCTCGACGGCCTGAACCGGCTCGAAGCGCTCCGGCGTTTCGAAAAGCGGACCGGGCCGCCGGTGCAGCATGGCCGTTCCGCCGACGTCGTCGCGCCAGAACCAGAGCCGGAGCCCGTGGCAGAGGCACCGCCTCCGCCGATCGCGCCGCCTGAGCCAGAGCCCGAACTGCCCGAACCCGAAGCGAACTCACCCCCAACCGATCCCGAGCCGTCCGTGGAAACCCCAGTGGAAACGCCTCCCAACGTCGTGCCCTTCCGCCCGCCCGGCGATCCCCGGTCACAAGGTGACCAGAGGTCACAAGGTGACCAGAGAGCGCCGACGCTGACGCCGGTCGAGAACAGCGCGTTTAACGAGCTCGCCCGGCAATTGTCCGAGCGCCTCGAACGCGAGCGCGAGACGATCGCGGCCGATGCCGTCGAGCCGCCGGCCGCGGAGATCACGCCCGAGCCGCCGGAGCACGCGGCGCAGCAAGCCGCAGCCGAATGGCTGAGCGAGCCCGCGCCGCCGGCCCGCGGTGCGCCCGCACGCGACCGCGCGCTGCTCGATCTCATGCCGACGGGCATCCTGATCTACCGCCTCGACCGCCTGCTCTACGCCAACCCCGCCTTCCTCGCGCGCCTGGGCTATGCAAATCTCGGCGCGCTGGACGATGCCGGCGGGCTCGACGCGCTCTATGTCGAGCCGGGCGTCTCAGCGGCCAGCAGCACCTCGCAGGCGGGCACGCCGGTGACGATCAGCGCGACGGCGGCAAACGGTGAAGCGCCGCTCGCGACCTGCGACGCGCATCTGCACACGATCGACTGGGACGGCGACAGCGCACATGCGCTGGTCTGCGCGCTGCCGCCAGCGGCACCCGTCATCGCCGCGCCGCCGGTTGTTGCCGGGACTGTCGTCACCGAAACCCTCGTCGAAGAATCCTTCCCCTTTGCACCCGAGCTCGAGCCCGCCGCCGGCGACGCCGACGCGGAGGATCTCGCCGCGATCCTGGACACCACGGCCGAGGGCATCGTGATGTTCGATGCCGAGGGCAATATCCACGCCTGCAACCGCAGTGCCGAGGCGCTGTTCGGCTATGACGGCCAGGCGCTGCTCGAGCAGAACCTGGTGACGCTGTTCGCGCCCGAGAGCCAGCAGATCGTCGCCGACTATCTCGACAGCGTGAAGAGCCAGGACATTGCGAGCCTGCTCGACCACGGCCGCGAGGTGCTGGGCCGCGAGAAAAAGGGCGGCGTCATTCCGCTCGCGATGATCATGGGCCGCACGCGGCCGGACGGGCCGAACTTCTTCGCCGTGTTCCGCGATCTCTCCCAGAGCAAGAAGGGCGAGAGCGAGCTGACGCGGGCCCGCCGTCTCGCCGACGGCGCGGCGAATGCCAAGGCCGACATGCTGGCGCGGATCAGCCACGAGATCCGCACGCCGCTCAACGCGATCATCGGCTTTGCCGAGGTGATGATCTCCGAACGCTTCGGCACGCTCGGCAACGAGCGCTATGGCGAATACATGAAGGACATCCGCGCCTCCGGCGAGCGCGTCATCGCCATCATCGACGACCTGCTGGAGCTGTCGCGGATCGAGACCGGCAAGCTCGACCTCAACTTCGCGAACCTCAACCTCAACGACCTGGTCGAGGCCTGCGTGACGGTGATGCAGCCGCAGGCCAATCGCGAACGCATCATCATCCGCACCTCGCTCGCGCATGCGCTGCCGCAGGTGAGCGCGGACGCGCGCGCGATGCGGCAGATCAGCATGAATCTGATCTCCAACTCGATCCGACTCGCCAGCGCCGGCGGCCAGGTCATCGTCTCGACCGCACTGACCGACCGCGGCGAGATCGCGCTGCGCATCCGCGACACCGGCCATGGCCTCAGCGAGCGCGAGCTCGCCGCCGCGATGGAGCCGTTCCGCACCCCGCCGCCCGGCGACGCCGCGGACAGCTCGGCGCTGAGCCTGTCGCTGACCAAGGCCCTGGTCGAAGCCAACCGCGCCCAGTTCAACATCAAGAGCGCGGGCAATTCCGGCACGCTGATCGAGGTGGTGTTCGCACCGGCGCTGGCCAAAGCATGA
- a CDS encoding phasin: MTGATDPFSASIIPFEVPEQMRAFAEKGVSQARENYAKFKDAAESHNGTVEAVFTCANKGASEYTAKLVEFMKANSSAQLDFAQQLFGAKSPTEALELWTGHTRKQLETFQSQAKELVELTQRVAAETAEPIKANASKYYHPAA, encoded by the coding sequence ATGACAGGTGCGACTGATCCGTTTTCTGCCTCGATCATCCCGTTCGAGGTTCCCGAGCAGATGCGTGCGTTCGCCGAGAAGGGCGTGTCGCAGGCCCGCGAGAACTACGCCAAGTTCAAGGACGCCGCCGAGAGCCACAACGGCACCGTCGAGGCCGTGTTCACCTGCGCCAACAAGGGCGCGAGCGAGTACACCGCCAAGCTGGTGGAGTTCATGAAGGCCAATTCGAGCGCCCAGCTGGACTTCGCCCAGCAGCTGTTCGGCGCCAAATCGCCGACGGAAGCGCTGGAGCTGTGGACCGGCCACACCCGCAAGCAGCTCGAGACCTTCCAGTCCCAGGCCAAGGAGCTGGTCGAGCTCACCCAGCGCGTCGCCGCCGAGACCGCCGAGCCGATCAAGGCCAACGCCTCGAAGTACTATCATCCCGCCGCCTGA
- a CDS encoding DUF4126 domain-containing protein translates to MSNSDLALSIALGVGLAAATGFRVFLPMLVASVAAYSGSLPLGDGFAWLGTPAAMLMLGVAALLEVGAYFIPGVDNLLDVIAAPVAVIAGAIVSAATMADLPPMMKWTAAIVAGGGAAGIVHGVTAALRAKSTVLTAGLGNSTVATAELGGALLVSLLALAAPVAAFVLVVLMLWLAIRLILRLRRSAPRTDAPK, encoded by the coding sequence ATGTCGAACTCCGATCTCGCGTTGTCGATCGCGCTCGGTGTCGGTCTTGCGGCCGCGACGGGCTTCCGGGTCTTCCTGCCGATGCTGGTTGCCAGCGTGGCCGCTTACTCGGGCTCGCTTCCTCTGGGCGACGGCTTTGCGTGGCTTGGAACACCTGCTGCAATGCTGATGCTTGGCGTGGCCGCGCTCCTGGAGGTCGGTGCGTATTTCATTCCCGGCGTGGACAATCTGCTCGATGTCATCGCCGCGCCTGTTGCCGTGATCGCCGGAGCCATCGTATCGGCGGCGACCATGGCAGATCTTCCACCGATGATGAAATGGACGGCCGCCATCGTCGCGGGTGGCGGCGCGGCCGGCATCGTGCATGGCGTCACCGCGGCCCTGCGGGCCAAATCGACGGTCCTGACGGCTGGCCTCGGCAACTCGACCGTTGCGACCGCCGAACTGGGCGGTGCACTCCTCGTATCGCTTCTTGCTTTGGCTGCGCCGGTTGCCGCCTTCGTGCTCGTCGTTTTGATGCTCTGGCTGGCGATACGATTGATCCTGCGCCTGCGCAGGTCAGCTCCTCGCACGGATGCACCGAAGTGA
- the tenA gene encoding thiaminase II: MSFFERLKTAASAEWRAYTEHPFTNGLADGSLPEAAFRHYLVQDYLFLIEFARAYALAVYKSPRLADMREAAAGLSAILDVEMNLHVKLCADWGLSPADLEQAPPAAEMLAYTRYVLDAGMRGDLLALKVALAPCVIGYAEIATRLASLPLAGAATNAYRVWIAEYAGVPYQEVAGKARAHLDHLADRYATPAREAELIAIFKEATRLEADFWEMAWRAGQRVE; this comes from the coding sequence GTGAGTTTCTTCGAGCGTCTCAAGACAGCAGCATCCGCTGAGTGGCGGGCCTACACCGAGCATCCCTTCACGAACGGATTGGCGGACGGCTCGCTCCCCGAAGCGGCGTTTCGTCACTACCTCGTTCAGGACTACCTGTTCCTCATCGAGTTTGCTCGCGCCTACGCGCTCGCGGTCTACAAGTCGCCCAGGCTTGCCGACATGCGTGAAGCAGCGGCCGGCCTTTCGGCCATCCTCGATGTCGAGATGAACCTGCATGTGAAGCTCTGTGCCGATTGGGGTCTATCCCCGGCCGACCTCGAACAGGCCCCTCCCGCGGCCGAGATGCTGGCCTATACACGCTACGTGCTCGACGCCGGAATGCGCGGCGATCTGCTGGCACTCAAGGTGGCGCTTGCCCCTTGCGTGATCGGATACGCGGAGATTGCAACGCGGCTCGCCTCGCTCCCCCTCGCGGGCGCCGCGACCAACGCCTACCGCGTCTGGATCGCCGAATACGCCGGCGTGCCGTACCAGGAGGTCGCTGGCAAGGCGCGGGCGCACTTGGATCATCTCGCCGATCGCTACGCTACGCCGGCCCGCGAGGCCGAGCTGATTGCGATCTTCAAGGAAGCCACCCGGCTCGAGGCAGACTTCTGGGAGATGGCCTGGCGCGCGGGCCAGCGTGTTGAATAG
- a CDS encoding AEC family transporter has protein sequence MATLLIVAPVFALIAAGYASVLFRFVSESAHKGISEFAFSIAIPALLFRTIVVSEFPDVSPYRMWGAYYGALAITWIAAMAVSVLLRARRGTSEDGVVFAIGAVYGNIVMLGIPLVLSALGSEAAGPMALILSVNTPLLWLCGTLQMEFVSRKHTGSLLSIIWPVIADLARNPLMLAIGFGVVWRFTGLGLSPVVDRTIELLAQAGSPTALIALGINLFRFEVKGEKLSILVMCALKLAAMPAAAFVLARLLDLPPVAAGVVVLFAAMPTGANAYIFAVQYQRLVNPVSGAVALGTLLAAATLPVVVWVVAR, from the coding sequence ATGGCCACATTGCTGATCGTCGCGCCGGTGTTCGCGCTGATCGCGGCCGGCTATGCGTCGGTGCTGTTTCGCTTCGTCTCGGAAAGCGCGCACAAGGGCATCTCAGAATTCGCCTTCAGCATCGCGATCCCTGCCCTCCTCTTCCGCACCATCGTCGTCTCGGAATTTCCCGACGTCAGCCCCTACAGGATGTGGGGCGCCTATTACGGCGCGCTCGCCATCACCTGGATCGCGGCGATGGCGGTCTCGGTCCTGCTGCGCGCACGGCGCGGCACCAGCGAGGACGGCGTCGTGTTCGCGATCGGCGCGGTCTACGGCAACATCGTGATGCTCGGCATTCCGCTCGTGCTCTCCGCGCTCGGCAGCGAGGCGGCGGGCCCAATGGCGCTGATCCTGTCGGTGAACACGCCGCTGCTCTGGCTCTGCGGCACGCTGCAGATGGAGTTCGTCAGCCGCAAGCACACCGGCTCGCTCCTGTCGATCATCTGGCCCGTCATCGCCGACCTCGCACGCAACCCCTTGATGCTGGCGATCGGCTTCGGCGTGGTCTGGCGTTTCACCGGCCTCGGCCTCAGCCCCGTCGTCGACCGCACCATCGAGCTGCTCGCGCAGGCGGGCTCGCCGACGGCGCTGATCGCGCTCGGCATCAACCTGTTCCGCTTCGAGGTGAAGGGCGAGAAGCTGAGCATCCTGGTGATGTGCGCACTCAAGCTCGCGGCGATGCCGGCGGCCGCCTTCGTGCTGGCGAGACTGCTCGACCTGCCCCCGGTCGCCGCCGGCGTCGTCGTGCTGTTCGCGGCGATGCCGACCGGCGCGAACGCATACATTTTTGCCGTGCAGTATCAGCGGCTGGTGAACCCGGTCTCGGGCGCGGTGGCGCTGGGGACGCTGCTGGCGGCGGCGACGTTGCCGGTGGTGGTGTGGGTGGTGGCGCGGTGA
- a CDS encoding HpcH/HpaI aldolase/citrate lyase family protein encodes MALLRPSRAYLAVPAHRARLVAKAAASMADAVFMDLEDAVPPAEKGVALAEAAQSLSSLDWGSKRVAVRLNAVDSPFIAVEIRTLATLPRLDAVIVPKAERVSDIVAIADRLRATAPDRASPVSLELLIETALGLVNVDALAAAHPSVAALHLGVGDLAASLGARTSDIGISPDGYCHVGSAQSGYASAPLDLFAYPMMRLLVAARAFGLRAIDGPCGAFRDARLTESSAQKAAAMGFDGKQVIHPDQIEPTLRAFTPSDEELAQARRVVEAMEQAEAQGQGAVTLDGKMIDYANVRMARRIIELGS; translated from the coding sequence ATGGCCTTGCTGCGGCCGAGCCGGGCCTATCTGGCTGTTCCCGCCCATCGCGCCCGCCTCGTCGCCAAGGCGGCAGCGTCAATGGCGGACGCGGTGTTCATGGATCTCGAAGACGCCGTGCCGCCCGCCGAAAAGGGCGTTGCGCTGGCTGAAGCGGCCCAGTCGCTGTCATCGCTCGACTGGGGCAGCAAGCGCGTCGCGGTCAGACTCAACGCGGTCGACAGCCCGTTCATCGCAGTGGAAATCCGCACGCTCGCCACCCTGCCCCGGCTTGATGCGGTGATCGTGCCGAAGGCGGAGCGCGTCAGCGACATCGTCGCCATCGCCGATCGCCTTCGCGCCACCGCGCCGGATCGCGCTTCGCCTGTTTCGCTCGAGCTGCTGATCGAGACCGCGCTCGGTCTCGTCAATGTCGACGCGCTCGCCGCCGCACACCCAAGCGTCGCCGCACTGCATCTCGGCGTCGGCGATCTCGCGGCCTCGCTCGGCGCCCGCACTTCCGACATCGGCATCTCGCCGGACGGCTACTGCCATGTCGGATCGGCGCAGAGCGGCTACGCCTCCGCGCCGCTCGACCTGTTCGCCTATCCCATGATGCGCCTTTTGGTCGCTGCGCGCGCCTTCGGCCTGCGCGCCATCGACGGCCCCTGCGGCGCGTTCCGCGATGCCAGGCTCACCGAAAGCAGCGCGCAGAAGGCCGCCGCGATGGGCTTTGACGGCAAGCAGGTGATCCATCCCGACCAGATCGAGCCGACGCTGCGCGCGTTCACGCCATCGGACGAGGAGCTGGCCCAGGCGCGGCGCGTCGTCGAGGCGATGGAGCAAGCCGAAGCACAGGGACAGGGCGCGGTCACCCTCGACGGCAAGATGATCGATTATGCCAATGTACGGATGGCGCGCCGGATCATCGAGCTGGGGTCGTAG